The following DNA comes from Musa acuminata AAA Group cultivar baxijiao chromosome BXJ1-4, Cavendish_Baxijiao_AAA, whole genome shotgun sequence.
gtataatgattaaaaatgaTAAATGATATTTCAACAAGGATGATACTCAAGGTAACAAAAAATGCTCCATTTTTTGTTACCTTAATTAAGTCACGAGTCATGAGGTCATGCAACATGAATGGAAGATGTGGAAGATGTGGCATGCATCCTTGACCCCACCTCCTCTTTCCCTAGGATGTGTGCCACACCCATATTCTCCACTCACATCTTAAGTCACGACTTAGCAGTGACATGAAGCAGTGCTCAAATACCCCTACAAACTATTGATAGAACTAGAATAATGTACtcttaaagaaagaaaacaacaCTACATAAGGTTGTTTTTCTTAACCTGCAATAGACAGGGTGAATGTTCCAGAAAGGTGAGTCCCGGAAGACCACGTTAGAGATGATGATATCTGTAGAGTGCATGAGTTCCAGCAGATTCGGCCTGGTAAAAGGTAGAGTTTTCTGTCTCCACATATTCCACCACACATCACCTTGCCCATCAATTGTTCCATTCTCACCTGTAGCAAAAAAAGCTTGGCTGAGATATCAAACTGTTGTATATAAAATTTCGGTTAATCTACTGAACAAGTGCATTCTGAGAAAAGTAACAAATAAAAGAAGGCAGGAGGCAGATTTCCCTTGTATAATGTTTGCAGCTAAGGGGGCAAAAAAATGAAATAAGAACAATCAGTTCCTGTTAATTCACAGACTAACGAACTTCTCTAACTCGGAACAATTTTGcatcaaacaatttgcgaacccTCTTTTTCCTGCATCACTCAGGCATATTGGAGCTTTGAATTTTCTTTGCCGATGGCGAGAGCTATTTCAACCTAAACTTGGTCATTACACCATATTTCAGTAGCTTATTGAGCTATAATCAGAAAAAACTTGTTGTACAATTTCAGTAGTTTGTTCAGCCTAAAGAAGCCATTTTTGCACACAGCAGTTTGTTAGATCTTATGCTGCTGCCTTTGGAATAGTCAAGCTAAGAAAATTGTACTGTTTGACTCCAAAGTTACTTTATTTTCTACATAGTGCAACTACAGATTTAGACCAACATATGGCAGATACATGTTCTTCCGATAGTGACAATTGCAACATACATTAAAAGCATTGAATCCAAAAACACACCTGTTATGGCAACATCCTGAAGTCCATTGCCATGAATCAAACTCATATACCTGCCACCTGGTAACTCTCGTCCTCTTCCATAAGATGGTAAAGGATGAATCAGTGGCCAATTCACTGTGTCCTGCCACAACCAATAACTAAAATGAGAAAAGATGAAGCATCACCAGCCAAGCTCTACGACTAACGTCCAGCAAGCAAGGTTAAACATCTGAGTTCAGCTGAACGATATACAAATTCGATCCAACATATTCATGCAGCAAATTTCACAAATCAAAGGAACATTTTTTATCCTATTATGCTTCAACCAATAACAAATCTATCCGTTTCTGATAAAGAATAGGTAAATAGGCGGTTTTTATTCTTCTCCTCGAAAAAAGGGACATATTctcgaggaggaaatgggagtagaACCTGGGTGGCCTTGATGACGGCGCCCTCAGCGAGGAAGAGCGTCATGTGGCTGGTCAGGTTGAAGGCTTCGGTGAGCCAGACTCCAGCAGGGATGTAGAGAAGGGATCCCTCCGGCACTTTCCGTTGCTCAATGTGGAAGACGGCGCTCTTGAAGGCCGCCGTGTTGAGCGTCTGCCCGTCCCCGACCCCTCCGAAGTCAGTGATCGACACCACCTCCCCCCGTTTCTTCATAGGCACTATCCCGGAGCACGTCTGCTCCTCTTCCGCCACGACAAAGGCGCCGCCTTTCAGCACCGTGAGGAAAATAGCTAACAGTGCCGTCGCCGCCAGCCGCCATCGCACCATTTTCTGTTAGCCACACGAGAAAACAGTAGAGTGAGCGCTCTGTCCAAGATCTTGAAAGgagggtttgatagaaatccaacGAGAAAGCTCCAAGGCGAGATTTTTAATGGGAGATttctcaaaggaagaaaaaagagaTGGGTTTTATCCGTTTCCTTGTGTTTCATCCGCACCGGAACACTTGAGGCCAAAAGAAGGCTTCCAAGATAGATTCTAAAGAAGTGCAAAAGAAATTAccacaagaagaagaagcaacTCCCAGGATCCAAGATTGAACGCTGTGCAGAGACGAAGATCTACCGAAACCGTCTAACGGAACGTGCGGATTTCCTCCAAAGAGAGATCTTTCCCTTCTTGTTGTTCTATCTTACACGAGGTAGAAGCGTTTTGGATCCGAGAAGAAAGCTCCAAAGAGGGGGTCTATAAAGAAATGGGAAGCAGAAGGATTACAGATAGGAGAAGACGCCAAAGCACGAGGAGTAGACGACCACGGTCCTCTTGACTCCGGTCACAAATGTCGGAGAGTCCGTGTCGGTGTCGGAGATTCACAGCGCTCTCACAACCCCGCCTCAGCCTCGAAATGACGCAGAGTGCTGTAGGGCCTGCCTCCACTGGCATATTTAATCTTCtgcgcattaaaatagttgggtcTCAGGAGATGCCTGTTGCCACACGGGACCATCTGCACCGACTGCGGTTTGATTCTTCGAAGCAAGCACGAAAATACGGGATAGATTTCGATCCTAAGAAAGCAAAATTTTAGGAAGATTCATGATTTGAATTCCAGAATTCTTATTGCATAGCGGTAATAATTCCAATCTACAGGAATCTCGAAGAACGATGAGCTGACGGGCGGCGGAAGACAATGCAAAATTCACGGACACGGAATAAAGATCGACGCGGAAATTGACCTACGATTTGACGACCGCACTATCACGGTCCTCCAACGATAAGAACAGGCACCTCATACCATGAACAGTAGTAATAATATCTAAGgctttattatatattattttttttataattaattatcttttctttatatatattttttaaattatattaagattcgatattttcatcaataaaatcgataatataaaaaaataagattaaatattttattttaataattatagaattatcaatataatttttaaaaatataaaaaatatgataccgaagataactaattaaaaaaataatatgtaattagtcctgctttctaatatttaatatttaattgatAAACGATGAAAACAATCGTTCCAAAATAAGTGAATTTTTAATTGATTTGAGAGATTTGGTTcatgaatataaaaataattagatGTACTTACTTGCGTCTAAAAAGAATTAAGCGAATGCTCAACCAGAATAATTAGATTTTCTTGGTTTTTTTTACTCTGAAAAAAAATGGAAATCTCGCTTAGGTGAACGATCGTTCTTCTAATCGGCCTAATTGTGACTGATAAATACGAGACATAGCGAAATTTCGTGAAACAAATCAAACATGGATAAATATGATGAATTATTTGGGTATAAATCACAAAAAATAATACGCAAGTTTGGAATAAGGGAAAAATTGGTCTCTCATCGATGCTTCATAAGGTTCCGATATTTTAGCATGCGTAGGCACCAATAGAAGCATCGGTTCCACGCTTTGGGTGCATGACTTGCTCCCTAATCTCTGCTCGCGCGATAAGGTTTCGGCTCctctccttccccttcccctccTTGTCAACCCCAAATCGTGTGGCTCTCGGTGAACTAAAATCCCTAAATTAACCCCTCTTCCCCcacgagagagagaaggagagagagagagagagagagagagagagagagacgcagtGGCTTCATTCGCCGCTGCAATCGACGCGCAGCGCCGCCATGATGGCCCTCCAAGCCTTTCTCCTCTTCCGGCCGTTGCCTTCGCCTCCCCCCTCGCGCCGCCCTGAGCGCCTCTGCCCTACCGCTCTCCGTCGCCCCGCCGGCTTCTTGATCCCCTCTCACCTCCACAAATCCCGTTCCCACCGCCGTCTCAACCTCGCCCCCGCTCCCCGCGCATTGCCTTCCGAGAACACGGATTCGTTTCTTGAACCCTCATCTCCCGATAAAGATTCCTCCTTGGATGCCCAAGGCCTCCTAAACTCTCAGCTTTCACAAGATTCCGCTGGAGAGAGCTTGAGAGGGGAGCTCGACGCTGCTGCCGTTGTAGGTGATGCCGGAAATGGTGCTGCTTTTGTGGAGGAGTCGGTGGAGAAGACGGGGACAGAGAGCAGGTTGCCTCTCATGTTGTACTTGATGGGAGTCCTGGCTTCGGCTAGGAAGAGTTTGAACGCGTTGTTGATGTCGGAGTGGCTGAGCTGGTGGCCCTTCTGGAGAAAGGAGCAGAGGCTGGAGCGGCTGATTGCCGATGCCGATGCAAACCCCAAGGATGCTGGCAAGGAGAGTGCCCTTCTTGCCGAGCTCAATAAGCACAGGTTCAGCTGCGgcaattttcttctcttcttcgtcTATTTGCCATGTGAATCGTTTTTCTAGTTAACAAGATCATTGGACCTGAATTGATGTTGTCAATGGATCATTGCATAAAGTTGCATTTGTCTACATGTTCTTCTACGTGTAACAGTGAGCATAATTGTATGTTAGATATGTAAGCGTTATCTTATCATCCAGACTTCTTCGAGGGAACAGAATCCACTTAATGTGGGTTTTTGTGCTGTCTTGAAGAAATTTGTCATTGAGGGGATGAATTGGATTAACTATCTCACCCAGCTTCACTTGTTTGCCCCTTTTTGTAGTCACATCCAATCCTACTAGGAAGGGTTATATATAGAAGGGCTTTTTATTATGTCTCGGGGTTCCTTAATGTAGTAGAAATTGAATTAGAGTGGCATGCATAGGTAATCATACTATTCTAGATCATCAGGCAGAATCAGATGCTTATGTGATGTATTAGTGCATAACTGTCTTCTTTGTTGATCTGATCTTATCACATCTGAAATTTTCTGGCAGCCCTGAAGCAGTCATCAGACGGTTTGAACAAAGAAATCATGCAATAGATAGCAGAGGAGTTGCAGAATATCTTCGAGCTCTTGTTGTAACTAATGCTCTTGCAGAATATCTTCCAGATGAGGGTTCAGGAAAACCTTCCAGCCTTCCTACACTGGTATTTTTGACATCATTTTTGTCTATATATTTTTTTGCATCATGTGTATGCATAGTCACTAAGCCAGTGAGAGTATCATGCAGTAATTAATAATGCATTCTTTTGTTTCATCAGTTTTtgttttgcttgtctttccttttattttccctTGCATTTCCCTCttcctataaaattttatatgagcTAATCTTTATCCACTTATATAATTCTATCTACTACTTGTATCATTTTGGTTCATAAGTGACTTACTATTAGTtaatttagaaaattttcttGGCTGATATTATATTAAGGTCCATAAGTTCTTTTAGTATCATAACATGTTTAAAAACCAGTTTTAACTCTTTTTTTACAACTTTCATCATCTGTTAATTAGTTTGTTTCTTTACCTCATTGCTTGTTTGTTAGAGCTTTCTAATTTTTAATACAAATATTTTGCCACTTATGTAACATATTCATGATTAACATTCTATAGTGCTGTCTCTCCATTTCATGGTGCCAAATGTTATGTTAATAGGAATTTATCTGTCAATGGTTACTGCTTCAGCACACATGAATTGCAGGGGAACTGTGAACATAGGAAATACAGAAAGAAATGCAGAAAACAGTGTGCATTGATGGGattttaccttttctttttcATTAGAGTTGTCTTTGTTCTGGTATGCTATATCTGAGACCTCTCTGATCGTAAAATAGTTTTATGTCAGTAGTTGCAAGAGTTAAAGCAACGTGCATCTGGAAATGAGGATGAGCCATTCTTGAATCCTGGAATATCAGAGAAGCAACCACTGCATGTAGTTATGGTAAGATTGTGGCCTTTCAATTTATTCATTTCTATCTTGAAAATGAATTCTACTATTCAAGGATACATTATTTCCCATATCCTGTAGTTTGCTAAATCTTCTCTGCAGTTGATTTAATCTCTAATGTTTTATGTTTTGCTTCACAGGTTGACCCTAAAGCATCAAATAGATCATCACGATTTGCTCAAGAACTCCTCTCAACCATCTTATTTACCATTGCTGTCGGTTTTATGTGGTATGCATTGCATTTATCTTCAAatttatttgttcttgatggaaaCATACATAGAATCACTATAGCTTGTCATCTATCTAACCAAGTGTTAACTTATACAATCCACCTCCATTATTTACTGTCAGTTGTCCTGGCATTTTTATGTTTGGTGCACTAGAGTTATTCCCATGAGTGATATTAATTACCTAATGTAATGAATATGTTCTTAGAATATGATCCTTTGTTTCAGGATGCTGATTAGAAAATGAAGACAACAAGTATGGTGGAGtcagttttttttaattattttattttttttaaaattttttttacacAGGAGGAGCAAAATAGGTTTTATAGATACATGGATGGAAATGGAATAAATATCAATGTCCACTGAAGTTCAGTTAAGAAAGTTATCTTGGTGAATGACTAAGTTGCGTATTTATTCAGTATGGGATCTGCCTGGGACTCCAATGTGTTGTCCTTGGTTTTATAGCCTTAGCATAACCCAAATGGCAAGACCAAAATGGTGCTTGTGTCAATAGTCTGATTTTCCTAGTTGGTAACTCCAAAGTGCAGTCCTTGGTGCTAAAACCTTGGCATAATTTAGATAGGAAGATGAAATGGTGCTTGTCATGGTTTGTCAtaaaattcataaacatgtatatgTCCGTATGTGCACACATACAGATAATAAAGTGGGATGGTGTTACTCGAGTAGCTATTTGTTGAATAGTAGTCTTGTCAAAACTTTTCCATACAAAGTTCATCATAGCTTAACATAGGAGGGATTTTAATTTTAGTTTAGAGACTAGTGATGATATAGAATAGGACAAAGTTATTTGGGTTAATAATATGATATACATTCTAGGGCATGAGAAATTATTGATTATTAATGTCCTTTTCTTTAGAGAAAAAGATTGCCATTTGCTGCGTAGAAACCTAGAATCTCCAATCAGATATTCTTTACACATTATGGTCAGAACATAAGATTTTGGAACTGGGACTGGGAAAATGTATTATAGCTGGCTGTTTATTGCTTTTAAAGTACATCAACTAAATTATAGAAAGGGATTTGGCTCAAGTgcaaaaattcatttccattctgTAATACAAATTCTCTGTTGAAACAAGGGGGTCCATGAAAATTGCTGCTATATGGTTGGTTTGAGATAGTTTTCCCAAGGGTCTTATTAATTGATTCCTGTTTTGGACAAAAAGAATGCAAAAAATAAATCTTGTTGTTGAGAAACAAGGTGGTTAAATCCTTTGCATGTCCAATTCTAGCTTGGGAAATAAGGGTTGGCTGAGGTGCTTGACCACCAACATTAACCTTTGTCATACCTATTATAAACATCTCTATGGATTATGCTCTGGAGCTAGGTCAACTCACTTGGAAGCTGAGGCATCTTTACCATCCAGATTCCAGATGCCTTGAAGAGCACAAGATGAGTTAATATCTTAGAAGCAATTTATCTCATTTTCTTAGATTTAGCTTGTTGTTgtttgatagagagagagagagagagagagagagagagagagagagaagcgatTTGGGACTAAGAAGTTTAGCATGCATGAATGAAGATCCTTACTAACAAAGATAATATGGAGAATAGGATAGGATtctcatgaaagaaaaaaaaaggctctAGTATCGTAACATGTAACTCTCAACCTTCTATACATCTATGTATGCTGCATGTAGTATTATTTGATAGGACATGAGTTTTCTCATGAGAACTATATTCAATAATAAATTTGAGTATTAGGGTGAGATTTCACTTCAAAAAGGTTCTTTCTCCATCTTATTATCAATTTTCTCTTGTGCAAATTGGGGGAGTAGTGATTCTCCAGTTTGTAGCTGGTGCAAATTTATACACCTGCCACATGAAGAAACTGTAAAGTCCCAACTCTTTGGTGTGGCAACAATTATTTTGCAATTGATCTATGTTGATGGCAAATTTATGTGCTGAAGAAATTGTCATGGCTCATCTGCACACCTGATTGAATTTTCTCCAGAAAGGTCCTGATTCTACATGTTAGTCCATTGAAAATGTCTCTGCTCTTTGCTGTCCTAGTGATCGATTTAAGGCAATCTTTTATTTTCCTTCTGGATTCATGGTTTACTTCTTTTCACTTCATTATTTTGGAGTATTGCTTCTTGATTTCACAATAAGAATAGGAGAACTCCTGAAACAAATGGATGAGAATGtagaaaaattatattcaattTGTGCAAAGAAATATGGATACTTGTGGTCTATAAGGCACATGACAAAAATTATGGAATACAAATGATAGAATCAACTATAAGCTACTTTGCCAGTTAGGTTCTCCTGTGTCATAACgttcttatttgattctttgtccCATTGCAAACTTTCTTAATGCTTAAGAGATCATGATTTTTTGCTCTTATTTCTGTAAGTGTTGTCACCAAATTTTGCGGATTCACTTAAAATTGCTGATTTGATTTGCATGTTATTTTGATTGCAAGGGTGTTGGGTGCAGCTGCACTGCAAAAGTATGTTGGCAGCTTAGGTGGTATTGGGACATCTGGTGTTGGTTCAAGTGCCACATATGCCCCAAAAGAGTTGAACAAAGAAATCATGCCAGAGAAGGTAATATGATCCTCTTGTGCTTTTATGTGCTTGCAATGGAGGTGTGACTTGTattgaaaattttcaaatatCTGAAATAATTCATATGCCATGTTGATTTTGGTCCATTATTCTTGAAGAAAACACAAGACAATTTTTTGcagttttttctttttgattgatATGTGCACATGGATCCTAATGTATTGTGATGAATTGTTTGACAAGAATATGGCAGTTTACCTATGCTATATAAAATGATTATTGCTATTCTGGAATCTCATTAACAGAGTTAAATGTTTGCAAATAAGTTGCATATCCTTGCTTTGAGTAACATTGACAATTAGCAAAAGGCTACATCAAAAAGATTTTGACTTGTCATAATGGTGATGCAGCCTGACTTTTTGTGCCTTTAGAACTTGTACAGACTACAGAGCAAATCACTTCAATCACTCTACCGGGGTTTAGACTTTTGATTTCCATTTTTGTGTTTTAGAAGACCCTTTATCCTTTAGCGGAGTTTTATTTCACTTATTGTGGTAATAATTTTGAGttgaagtgatatatatatatatatatatatatatatatagatgatagTGCTCTTGAAGTGTATGTATCTCTCTGTTGATTTTAGATTTGACATGTTTGAGGGAAGTTCAACTTGGAAGAATGttgtaaaatatattaatttatggtTGAAGATATTTTTGTACAGTGAATATTTTATGCAAACTGGGATTACATTTATTGAATATAGCTTTTCTTTTAGAAGGATATTGTGCTAAGCATGTTTAACTCAGTTCTTGCTGTCCTCATTATTGTGATCAAATTTTGTATTGtaatattttcaaatttttatttGTAATTGCTAATCTCTTAATTACTTTATCATGAAACTGATGTTTTTATCAAATCTATCTTGCTTGCTTATATTTCAGTTTCTAACATAAGCATAGAGGGGATCAGAAGGATCTCAGATTGTTCTACAATTCTTGTAATACTTGTGCAGAATGTTAAAACCTTTAAGGATGTAAAAGGTTGTGATGATGCAAAGCAAGAGCTTGAGGAAGTGGTTGAGTATCTTAAGAACCCAGCAAAATTCACTCGGCTTGGTGGGAAATTGCCGAAGGTTCGTGCAAAATTGTTATACTTGCGTAGTTCATCTGCATGTTTTACATATGTTTTCCAACATATATAGGTAGATTTTTATCTTTTGGCATCTTGCCCATGTGCTGCAACTGTTTGTACAGTATCATTGTGTGGCTTAAATCTAAAGACCATTTGAGGGATCTGATAGGTCTAAGATTTGAATCTTGTTTGTAATGTTTAATCTTGTCTTTGGAGTTTTGATCCATGATATGCCTCTGTTATTATGCCAGACTGTGATGATGATGTGCACCTTTTACTTATTTAATTCGGAATCAAGATTTTTAAACACTTCcaatatttgtttcttttgatatatgaacTTGGAATATGTTCTTTCATAGGGAATTCTTTTGACTGGCGCACCTGGCACTGGAAAGACTTTGCTCGCAAAGGTGAGAATATGCCTTCTCCATATTCAAAAGAAGTTATCTGTGTATCCGTAGATAAACTGTTGTTATGTGTTTGTACATATGAATGCATGGCATTGTGATGTAAATGACTCAGATAGGTTCCATTGGCAGCTTATTTTAGTGTAGGTTGACAATAATACTCTAGCCAGAGATATATTAAGTGACTGACTTTTAGCTCAATAGTTCCACTTATTTACAGATATTTATGCTGTAGATTAACTTGGTTGACTGGTGGTGCAACCAACTTGGCCTAGGTAGCTTGTTGTATTGGTGAGTGTGTTTGCTGATGATCTGTAATTTGGAGTAAGTTAACTCAGGTGACAAATCCCTTCTTCAACATAGAAGAGAATTTGCATATGACAAAATTAAATGATCAAGGAAATTGAAGTGTCATTTTCCTTTGTATTCTCTGCATATGCAGAGAAGAAAGGTTGAAAATTGCTGTTTCTTTTTTTAAGTGTAATAAAGGATTATCATGTCATATCCCGTGGGTGCATGATGACTTAGTGGGCAAGGTCAGAATTACATTGTTCATAACTGAGCACCTGCTGAGACACACCAGCCACAAACATTACAGTGCCAAGTTTATCAGTGTGTGGTCAGCTGCTCCGCCAATATTATTATGAATGGCACGGCTTGATATGCATATCTGACATTCAAAACTTGCTGGCATTGCCATATTGGTGAATTCTAACATCCGGTTACCCTCTGGTATGCATTATAAGTTGTCATTCTTGGTAGTCAGTTCATAATTTGATATACAGACCTTATAGGTGCAAGTTCCctttataaatcaaataaaatttactGTTTGTTATGCGCTGTATTATTCTATCACAATGACCAAATCTTGTTCGCCACAGGCTATTGCAGGTGAAGCTGGTGTGCCTTTCTTCTACAAAGCAGGTTCAGAATTTGAGGAAA
Coding sequences within:
- the LOC103980946 gene encoding ATP-dependent zinc metalloprotease FTSH 9, chloroplastic/mitochondrial, whose product is MMALQAFLLFRPLPSPPPSRRPERLCPTALRRPAGFLIPSHLHKSRSHRRLNLAPAPRALPSENTDSFLEPSSPDKDSSLDAQGLLNSQLSQDSAGESLRGELDAAAVVGDAGNGAAFVEESVEKTGTESRLPLMLYLMGVLASARKSLNALLMSEWLSWWPFWRKEQRLERLIADADANPKDAGKESALLAELNKHSPEAVIRRFEQRNHAIDSRGVAEYLRALVVTNALAEYLPDEGSGKPSSLPTLLQELKQRASGNEDEPFLNPGISEKQPLHVVMVDPKASNRSSRFAQELLSTILFTIAVGFMWVLGAAALQKYVGSLGGIGTSGVGSSATYAPKELNKEIMPEKNVKTFKDVKGCDDAKQELEEVVEYLKNPAKFTRLGGKLPKGILLTGAPGTGKTLLAKAIAGEAGVPFFYKAGSEFEEMFVGVGARRVRSLFQAAKKKAPCIIFIDEIDAVGSTRKQWEGHTKKTLHQLLVEMDGFEQNEGIILMAATNLPDILDPALTRPGRFDRHIVVPSPDVRGRQEILELYLQDKPLADDVDIKAIARGTPGFNGADLANLVNIAAIKAAVEGIENIAAAQLEFAKDRIIMGTERKTMYISEDSKKLTAYHESGHAIVALNTDGAHPIHKATIMPRGSALGMVTQLPSQDETSVSKKQLLARLDVCMGGRVAEELIFGEDSVTTGASNDLHTATELAHYMVSTCGMSDAIGPVYVKERPGSEMQSRIDAEVVKLLREAYDRVKQLLKKHENALHALANALLEYETLSADDIKRILNPYQEVQLPEQQEELALT